In Ptychodera flava strain L36383 unplaced genomic scaffold, AS_Pfla_20210202 Scaffold_79__1_contigs__length_559180_pilon, whole genome shotgun sequence, a single genomic region encodes these proteins:
- the LOC139128943 gene encoding D(1C) dopamine receptor-like, with amino-acid sequence MASSISNDTKIGESSIGSYVGLVLFEITITCTIVLENIVVIASYLSTRKLRDRVSNIFIVNLAVADLFCGLVPLPLMAAAHIAGGWTFGEFLCSLNITFHVGLSATSAYGVLLVTLDKYIFLIHPLRYHQLVTTRRARIIVVTTWICTFLYASLGTMTRWNEMGESRAWANVYPPLCYPIKPTFVLSTAAFYILIPGIVIIYCGFNILRAIRNQLRKIESLNPREDHQSCQLPASKDMPDGQETLVIEDVDMGAA; translated from the coding sequence ATGGCATCCAGTATATCAAACGACACCAAAATTGGCGAGTCTTCGATCGGAAGCTACGTCGGCCTGGTGTTGTTTGAAATAACAATAACGTGCACCATCGTCCTGGAAAATATCGTCGTGATCGCTTCATACCTGTCAACCAGAAAGCTGAGAGACAGAGTGTCAAACATCTTCATCGTGAACTTAGCAGTTGCTGATCTGTTTTGTGGTCTTGTGCCATTACCTTTGATGGCGGCGGCTCATATCGCGGGAGGATGGACTTTCGGTGAATTTCTTTGCAGCCTCAACATTACATTCCACGTCGGTCTGTCTGCGACTTCGGCATATGGAGTGTTACTTGTGACCCTAgataaatacatatttttgataCATCCGCTGCGATACCACCAGCTTGTCACCACACGGCGAGCAAGAATCATCGTGGTTACGACGTGGATTTGTACGTTTCTGTACGCCAGTCTCGGAACGATGACTCGTTGGAACGAAATGGGAGAGTCCAGGGCCTGGGCAAACGTTTACCCGCCGTTATGCTATCCCATCAAGCCGACATTCGTACTCTCAACCGCTGCGTTTTATATCCTCATCCCTGGGATAGTAATCATTTACTGTGGATTTAACATTCTACGAGCCATCAGGAATCAGCTGAGGAAAATAGAGTCCCTAAATCCTCGTGAGGATCATCAGAGCTGCCAGCTCCCTGCTTCAAAGGATATGCCAGATGGCCAGGAAACCCTTGTCATTGAGGATGTCGATATGGGAGCGGCGTAG